Proteins encoded together in one Ferroglobus placidus DSM 10642 window:
- a CDS encoding RimK-like ATPgrasp N-terminal domain-containing protein, with protein MILVGEGEGLETPDSFMKCKVSDKVLNLLGDYRYLTKGYYVSLHAEENGCEVFPPVKNALDAYRAPLFTNMLRKLGFETPDFEVVCKPKPEKCVLLPLNPFSKNSVRLVKNDYQYLKAFRRLSINNRYPVVQVRVERFEKLKIHLTKADKDEYSFISERLFRTLKIPLGKVFVDVSDGKPKPFYFAPLERGEIDLDIIFEVLNNEDSLFC; from the coding sequence ATGATCCTCGTTGGAGAAGGAGAAGGTTTAGAAACTCCCGACTCTTTTATGAAGTGTAAGGTTTCGGATAAAGTATTAAATCTTCTCGGAGACTACCGCTACCTGACAAAAGGTTACTATGTCTCTCTCCACGCCGAAGAAAATGGTTGTGAGGTTTTTCCACCAGTTAAGAATGCGCTCGATGCATACAGAGCTCCTTTGTTTACGAACATGCTTCGAAAACTCGGGTTCGAAACTCCAGACTTTGAAGTGGTTTGCAAGCCAAAACCGGAGAAGTGCGTTTTGCTCCCCTTAAATCCATTCTCCAAAAATTCGGTCAGGCTCGTGAAAAACGATTATCAGTATCTAAAAGCGTTCAGGAGATTGAGCATTAATAATCGCTACCCGGTTGTGCAGGTTAGAGTCGAAAGATTTGAAAAACTGAAAATACACCTAACAAAAGCTGATAAAGACGAATACAGCTTTATATCCGAAAGATTGTTTAGGACTTTGAAAATTCCACTCGGCAAAGTTTTCGTTGATGTAAGTGATGGAAAACCTAAACCTTTTTACTTCGCACCGCTTGAGAGGGGTGAGATAGACCTCGATATCATATTCGAGGTTCTGAATAATGAGGATAGCCTGTTTTGCTGA
- a CDS encoding HEPN domain-containing protein — translation MRAKADLKSAEVLMDIVPADSIYHSQQAVEKAIKAALVLKGIDVK, via the coding sequence TTGAGAGCTAAGGCTGATTTGAAATCCGCTGAAGTGCTGATGGACATAGTTCCTGCAGATAGCATCTACCACAGTCAGCAGGCTGTGGAGAAGGCAATTAAGGCAGCACTGGTTTTGAAGGGAATTGATGTCAAATAG
- a CDS encoding ATP-grasp domain-containing protein produces the protein MRIACFAESYNFKFKQERQALEIFKRTAEELGHSFTILGKEILQRIDDFDSVFIRATTDPLFTSYIVSRLAEEMGKKVIDDSESIRICSNKVALYYRLKKSSVPTPKTIPFFGDFENLESYAEELGYPVVVKRPNSRFSLYVEKANNYYELIKVVKKYMRRSKALILQEYVPTAFDWRIGVLGREVIYACKYFMPKGGWKITDYIGGKKVWGNVKAVRVENLPSKLRKIAVMAAKSVGNGLYGVDVKEINGNYYVIEVNDNPTIMHGDEDAKNPELYEKIILALTS, from the coding sequence ATGAGGATAGCCTGTTTTGCTGAGAGCTACAATTTCAAGTTCAAACAGGAAAGGCAGGCACTCGAAATTTTCAAAAGAACTGCTGAAGAGCTCGGACACAGCTTTACAATTCTGGGAAAAGAGATTCTTCAACGTATCGACGATTTCGACTCTGTGTTTATCAGAGCAACAACTGATCCTCTCTTCACTTCTTACATTGTCTCAAGGCTCGCTGAAGAGATGGGGAAAAAGGTGATTGACGATTCGGAAAGCATAAGAATATGTTCAAATAAGGTTGCACTCTACTACAGATTGAAAAAAAGTTCAGTTCCAACGCCAAAAACGATACCTTTCTTCGGGGACTTTGAAAATCTTGAAAGCTATGCTGAAGAGCTGGGATATCCAGTTGTCGTGAAGAGACCGAACTCAAGGTTTTCTCTTTACGTGGAGAAGGCAAATAATTATTACGAGCTCATTAAGGTTGTGAAAAAGTACATGAGGAGAAGTAAGGCTTTAATTTTGCAAGAATACGTGCCAACAGCATTCGATTGGCGTATTGGGGTGCTTGGGAGAGAAGTTATCTACGCATGCAAGTATTTCATGCCCAAAGGCGGGTGGAAGATTACAGATTACATCGGCGGAAAGAAAGTCTGGGGAAATGTGAAGGCAGTTAGGGTTGAAAATCTGCCATCAAAACTTAGAAAAATTGCTGTAATGGCTGCAAAAAGCGTCGGAAACGGACTTTACGGTGTAGATGTAAAAGAAATTAACGGAAATTACTACGTCATCGAGGTAAACGACAATCCAACGATAATGCACGGCGATGAGGATGCGAAAAATCCTGAGCTTTACGAGAAGATTATTCTCGCGCTGACCAGCTGA